In one window of Spartinivicinus marinus DNA:
- a CDS encoding outer membrane beta-barrel protein: MKKTVLATIIASTVTAQAFAQDNINPFADEKSGLYLGIGAGKSSYDSAYESDTLNMFKNNSGQVNTNDSNGETIGKLFLGYRVNKYLALEAGYTDFNSSDADIKRSNTERRGARTINKNTVGKITNKIKGIEIKAIGLYPIGNKVDIKASAGIMRWKLDETYTGSTIQNVALGERSRTKTIFHKSKENKKGTSLTLGLGANYNITNNITVGLQWERIKDVGHKDLAFGETDIDTYTLSAQYNF, from the coding sequence ATGAAAAAAACTGTTTTAGCTACTATTATTGCCAGTACGGTAACAGCACAAGCTTTTGCTCAAGACAACATTAATCCATTTGCTGATGAAAAAAGTGGGTTATATTTGGGGATAGGGGCTGGTAAGTCTAGTTATGATAGTGCTTATGAGTCAGATACGTTAAATATGTTTAAAAACAATTCTGGACAAGTAAATACTAATGATAGCAATGGTGAAACAATAGGCAAACTATTTCTAGGATACCGAGTAAATAAATATTTAGCTTTAGAAGCAGGCTATACTGATTTTAACTCATCAGATGCAGACATTAAGAGGTCAAATACTGAAAGAAGAGGAGCCAGAACTATTAATAAAAATACAGTTGGAAAAATTACTAACAAGATTAAAGGAATTGAAATTAAAGCTATTGGACTTTACCCTATAGGAAATAAAGTTGATATTAAAGCAAGTGCAGGTATTATGCGATGGAAGCTAGATGAGACATATACTGGAAGTACAATTCAAAATGTTGCATTGGGTGAAAGGTCTAGAACTAAAACCATATTTCATAAAAGCAAAGAAAACAAGAAAGGTACCAGCTTAACCCTAGGCTTAGGCGCCAACTACAATATTACTAATAATATTACCGTTGGCCTACAATGGGAACGAATCAAAGACGTTGGTCATAAAGATCTAGCTTTTGGTGAAACAGATATTGATACTTATACATTATCTGCTCAATACAACTTTTAA
- a CDS encoding IS481 family transposase yields MIHTSNPIIKHKVGLLNLAEELGNVSRACKIMGVSRDTFYRYQELAEEGGVEALANQSRRTPNLKNRVDDSTENAVVAHAVEYPAHGQARTSNELRKQGVFVSGSGVRSIWLRHNLENFKKRLKALEEKVAREGIILSESQVIALERKKQDDEACGEIETMHPGYLGSQDTYYVGNLKGVGRIYQQTFIDTYSKVAFAKLYTTKTAITAADMLNDRVLPFFEEQQLPMLRILTDRGTEYCGRVEDHDYQLYLAVSDIDHTKTKARSPQTNGICERFHKTILTEFYQVVFRKKLYTTLDELQKDLDDWTNYYNIKRTHQGKKCCGRTPMQTLLDGKSVWAEKNLAQI; encoded by the coding sequence ATGATCCATACTAGCAACCCCATCATTAAACACAAAGTTGGTTTATTAAATCTTGCAGAAGAGCTTGGTAACGTTTCTAGAGCCTGTAAAATTATGGGTGTATCGCGTGATACGTTTTATCGTTATCAAGAGCTTGCTGAGGAAGGAGGGGTAGAAGCGCTTGCTAACCAAAGCAGAAGAACACCGAACCTCAAGAACCGTGTTGATGATTCCACTGAGAATGCAGTTGTTGCACATGCTGTTGAGTACCCTGCTCATGGGCAAGCAAGAACAAGTAATGAGCTTAGAAAACAAGGTGTATTCGTTTCAGGAAGTGGTGTTCGATCTATTTGGCTAAGGCATAATCTAGAAAATTTTAAAAAGCGATTAAAAGCCTTGGAAGAGAAGGTGGCGCGTGAAGGTATCATTCTTTCGGAGTCGCAAGTCATTGCTCTTGAAAGAAAAAAACAGGATGACGAAGCCTGTGGTGAAATAGAAACCATGCATCCTGGTTACCTTGGCTCTCAAGATACGTATTATGTCGGCAATTTAAAAGGCGTAGGACGTATTTATCAGCAAACGTTTATTGATACTTACAGTAAAGTGGCTTTTGCTAAGCTCTATACCACTAAGACAGCGATCACTGCTGCTGATATGTTAAATGACAGAGTATTACCCTTCTTTGAGGAGCAGCAATTACCGATGTTACGAATATTAACCGATAGGGGGACAGAGTACTGTGGGCGTGTTGAAGACCATGATTATCAGCTCTATCTGGCAGTAAGCGATATTGATCACACTAAGACAAAAGCGAGGTCACCACAAACCAATGGTATTTGTGAGCGATTCCATAAAACGATTTTAACTGAGTTTTATCAAGTTGTTTTTAGGAAAAAGCTCTACACGACTCTTGATGAACTGCAAAAAGATTTAGACGATTGGACAAATTACTATAATATTAAACGAACCCATCAAGGTAAAAAATGCTGTGGACGAACTCCAATGCAAACATTACTGGATGGTAAGTCGGTTTGGGCGGAAAAGAATTTGGCTCAAATCTAA
- a CDS encoding IS630 family transposase, with translation MDFLLKLTNAQKKLFDSELKKSEKKGKFNEIKRILALFSLADGHCKEIVAQVLKVSKEAVRQWLNVYLSSGIKGLLDKHRSGRPSKLTKSQRKELCKLIKDGPGKSGFPGACWRSPMIQHLIKERFNVFYSAKYLSELLKSLGFSFQKAKFVASKQNKEKRQEWLERQWPEILKRAGKVNAYVLFGDECSFPQWGTLSYTWAPIGQQPVIETTGKRKGYKVFGLIDYFTGRFFSKGVEGRLNGECYIEFLKEVLKNTRKPIILIQDGAPYHKGAVVKDFIKKHEKRISVYNLPSYSPDYNPIEMLWKKIKEKGTHLQYFPTFEDLVGKVNEMLVKFENAPKEILNLFGLYDELLDA, from the coding sequence ATGGATTTTTTACTTAAACTCACTAACGCACAAAAAAAATTGTTCGATAGCGAGCTGAAAAAGTCAGAGAAAAAAGGCAAGTTTAATGAAATAAAGCGAATACTAGCCTTATTTTCACTGGCAGATGGCCATTGTAAAGAGATAGTTGCTCAAGTGTTGAAAGTAAGCAAAGAAGCTGTACGACAATGGCTGAATGTTTACCTGAGTAGTGGAATAAAAGGTTTGCTGGACAAACATCGATCAGGAAGACCATCAAAACTAACAAAGAGCCAGAGAAAAGAGCTTTGTAAGTTGATTAAAGACGGTCCGGGTAAATCTGGCTTCCCAGGAGCCTGCTGGCGATCGCCTATGATCCAGCACTTAATCAAAGAGCGATTCAACGTATTTTATAGCGCCAAATACCTTAGTGAGTTATTAAAAAGCCTTGGTTTTTCGTTCCAAAAAGCCAAGTTCGTGGCCAGCAAGCAGAATAAAGAAAAGCGTCAGGAATGGCTTGAGAGGCAGTGGCCAGAAATACTCAAGCGAGCAGGTAAAGTGAATGCTTATGTTTTGTTTGGTGACGAATGTTCGTTTCCGCAGTGGGGAACTTTAAGCTATACCTGGGCACCTATCGGGCAACAGCCTGTGATTGAAACCACAGGTAAAAGGAAAGGGTATAAAGTATTTGGACTCATTGACTATTTTACAGGCCGATTCTTTTCAAAGGGTGTAGAAGGTCGCCTGAATGGAGAGTGCTATATTGAATTTTTAAAGGAAGTTTTAAAAAATACCAGAAAACCAATTATTCTTATACAAGATGGGGCTCCCTACCACAAAGGGGCAGTTGTGAAGGATTTTATCAAGAAACATGAAAAAAGGATTAGTGTATACAATTTACCCAGCTACTCTCCCGATTATAATCCAATTGAGATGTTGTGGAAGAAGATAAAAGAAAAAGGGACCCATTTGCAATACTTCCCAACATTTGAAGATTTGGTTGGTAAGGTCAATGAGATGCTAGTGAAATTTGAAAATGCACCCAAAGAGATTTTAAATTTATTTGGATTATACGACGAGTTATTGGACGCATAA
- a CDS encoding FG-GAP repeat domain-containing protein, which produces MKKNLTKSIQLAVLSGICATSTSAAFASTINSNIDQNKLLKSLGVIELGNKSYFFDDIDNDSQVELLTVYHNGATGFRKGSLVWHNKYGHTPNVKNIKATKGILLANFDGNQELDLISFNSKGIRTYTNFSKLSSSSNVSRIKTDKDWSEYNNKQTANITVLGDRSLGNEPTLDLVAFQNGYVHLAFSQWQSGKMSYYKKARAYTKDAKEAKEIIVRDIDDNGHSDFIFFKNNNISVKYTYWGPEFSRSEVKLVDPELRRMEKFQVSDINEDGINDILAIKGKAIYLSTGNYSGTYNRFKKITNDLRLNQIDKISIVDINNDGYKDIIGINFKKMSFSISLNVGSKKESNSSPYYYGPLPIPQSEIKFSEQIKYNIDTQEDRYGVKYFSKMIKLSSR; this is translated from the coding sequence ATGAAAAAAAATCTAACTAAGTCCATACAGCTGGCAGTTTTATCAGGAATTTGTGCTACGAGCACTTCAGCAGCATTCGCTTCTACCATCAATTCTAATATAGATCAAAATAAATTATTGAAGTCATTAGGAGTAATAGAACTTGGAAATAAATCATATTTTTTTGATGATATTGACAATGACAGTCAAGTGGAATTACTGACAGTCTACCATAATGGTGCAACAGGATTTCGTAAAGGAAGTCTAGTATGGCATAATAAGTACGGACATACACCCAATGTTAAAAATATAAAAGCTACAAAAGGTATTTTACTTGCTAACTTTGACGGCAATCAAGAACTAGACTTAATTTCATTCAATAGCAAAGGGATTCGCACATACACAAACTTTAGTAAATTATCCAGCAGTTCTAATGTAAGCCGTATAAAAACCGATAAAGATTGGTCAGAGTACAACAACAAGCAAACTGCAAATATAACTGTATTAGGTGATAGAAGTCTTGGCAATGAGCCAACATTAGACCTTGTTGCATTCCAAAATGGGTATGTACATCTTGCTTTTAGCCAATGGCAGTCAGGTAAAATGAGCTACTATAAAAAAGCTCGTGCATATACAAAGGATGCCAAAGAAGCAAAGGAAATTATTGTTAGAGACATTGATGATAATGGCCATTCAGACTTTATCTTTTTCAAAAATAATAATATAAGTGTCAAATATACCTATTGGGGGCCTGAGTTTAGTAGATCAGAAGTCAAGTTAGTTGATCCAGAACTTAGAAGAATGGAGAAGTTTCAAGTTTCAGATATTAACGAAGACGGTATAAATGACATCCTTGCTATAAAAGGAAAGGCTATTTATTTATCAACTGGAAACTACAGTGGCACTTACAATAGGTTTAAAAAAATCACTAATGATTTAAGGCTTAATCAGATTGATAAAATTTCAATTGTTGATATCAATAATGATGGTTATAAAGACATCATTGGTATCAATTTCAAAAAAATGAGTTTCTCAATTTCTTTAAACGTAGGAAGTAAAAAAGAAAGTAATTCATCTCCCTATTACTATGGACCACTCCCAATACCTCAGTCTGAAATAAAGTTTTCAGAACAGATAAAATACAACATAGATACCCAAGAAGATAGGTATGGAGTTAAGTATTTCTCTAAGATGATTAAACTGAGTTCTAGATAA
- a CDS encoding ISNCY family transposase, which translates to MRQVQNPQLQFGQTDITEIKFDPKSRDDVPQLLKGLQYIYITPEVREQVFTILEESIVGKTNPRLGRPGMELWKILVMGVLRINLNCDYDRLHELVNQHRTIRAMLGHGVNWEDLTEYHLQTIKDNVSLLTPEILDKINTVVVETGHKLLKKNEEASLEGRCDSFVVETAVHYPTDISLLWDAMRKVINQLADMGENYHLSDWRQHRHNLKSLKKCFNQARQSNQSKAKNADDKKRETHINYLNKAQWFIDKAELTLDKLKAIAAPIWLLRNIANNLSHAKRQVSQIHRRVVEDEKVPADEKVYSIFQPHTEWVSKGKAGVPVELGIKVCVMECQHGFILHHRVMEKEQDVDVAIVMIRATKAKFPELNQCSFDKGFHSPENQLKLAEELNRVVLPKKGRLSKKETERENDEAFKKARKQHSAVESAINALEVHGLDRCPDSGINGFRRYVSFAVLARNIQKLGALLYKQEKEEQYRQAKRIRKKAA; encoded by the coding sequence ATGAGGCAAGTCCAAAACCCACAACTTCAATTCGGCCAAACAGATATTACCGAGATCAAGTTTGACCCGAAGTCTAGAGATGATGTGCCTCAATTGTTAAAGGGATTACAGTACATTTATATTACACCCGAAGTTAGAGAGCAGGTATTCACTATTTTAGAGGAGTCTATAGTGGGTAAAACGAATCCAAGACTTGGAAGGCCAGGCATGGAACTTTGGAAAATACTGGTGATGGGGGTTTTGCGCATCAACTTAAATTGTGACTATGATCGTTTGCATGAATTAGTGAATCAGCATCGAACTATTCGAGCGATGTTAGGGCATGGTGTCAATTGGGAAGATCTGACAGAATATCACTTGCAGACCATAAAAGATAACGTCTCTCTTTTGACCCCAGAAATTCTGGACAAAATTAACACAGTTGTCGTCGAGACAGGGCATAAACTGTTAAAAAAAAACGAAGAAGCAAGCCTTGAAGGGCGTTGTGACTCATTTGTGGTAGAAACAGCTGTTCATTATCCCACTGATATCAGTTTATTATGGGATGCAATGAGAAAAGTGATTAATCAACTAGCTGATATGGGCGAAAACTACCATTTAAGTGATTGGCGACAACATAGGCACAATCTGAAGTCACTTAAAAAATGCTTTAATCAGGCAAGGCAAAGCAACCAATCAAAAGCAAAAAATGCCGATGACAAGAAACGTGAGACACATATCAACTATCTGAATAAAGCGCAATGGTTTATTGATAAAGCTGAACTCACATTGGATAAGCTTAAAGCCATAGCAGCCCCGATTTGGTTATTACGAAATATTGCCAACAATCTTTCTCATGCTAAACGGCAGGTGTCGCAAATTCACAGGCGAGTAGTCGAAGATGAAAAAGTCCCAGCTGATGAAAAAGTTTACTCAATATTTCAACCTCACACTGAGTGGGTGAGCAAAGGGAAAGCAGGGGTACCAGTGGAATTAGGTATTAAAGTGTGTGTTATGGAATGTCAGCATGGCTTTATTCTTCACCATCGTGTGATGGAAAAAGAGCAAGATGTTGATGTTGCCATCGTCATGATCAGAGCAACCAAAGCTAAATTCCCTGAGCTCAACCAGTGCAGTTTTGATAAAGGGTTTCATTCACCTGAGAATCAGTTGAAGTTGGCCGAAGAATTAAATCGGGTAGTGCTGCCTAAAAAAGGACGTTTATCAAAAAAGGAAACAGAACGTGAAAACGATGAGGCTTTCAAAAAAGCAAGAAAGCAGCACTCAGCGGTTGAGTCTGCTATTAATGCGCTTGAAGTACATGGCCTTGACCGATGTCCAGATAGCGGTATTAATGGCTTCAGGCGTTACGTTTCATTTGCTGTATTAGCACGAAATATCCAAAAGTTAGGTGCCTTATTGTATAAACAAGAAAAAGAGGAGCAATACCGTCAAGCCAAAAGAATACGTAAAAAAGCAGCTTAA
- a CDS encoding transposase — MSEKKSKNYTAEFKESAVKLAVESDQPVAQTARELEVNVNTLYTWIDKYHHSKQGNKTAKNEEHLYDELKRLRKENARLKEERAILKKAAAFFAKEHH; from the coding sequence ATGTCTGAAAAGAAGTCTAAAAACTATACAGCTGAGTTTAAAGAGTCAGCTGTCAAGCTAGCAGTTGAATCAGATCAGCCAGTTGCTCAAACAGCCAGAGAATTAGAAGTCAACGTTAATACCCTATATACCTGGATTGATAAATATCATCACTCTAAGCAGGGTAACAAAACCGCTAAAAACGAAGAACATTTATATGATGAGTTAAAAAGGCTGCGTAAAGAGAATGCACGACTGAAAGAAGAGCGAGCTATATTAAAAAAGGCGGCCGCCTTCTTTGCCAAAGAGCATCACTAA
- a CDS encoding IS3 family transposase gives MKKGGRLLCQRASLRFEFIHQHRGQFSIKALCRCMSVSPSGYYDWRSRPVSKRAQKDEVLKAKIKKSHEASHRNYGTRRIKDDLADQDEQISRRRIGRLMKEEGLSCKTKRKFKATTDSKHNKPVAENLLNRQFSWSQPDQAYVGDITYIPTHEGWLYLAVFIDLCSRAVVGWSMSHRMTASLVTDALQMAIKSRKPGEGLLVHTDRGSQYVSDDYQRLLKENKFICSMSRKGNCWDNSPSESFFHTLKTELVHHENYLSREDAQQDIFEYIEVFYNRQRKHSTNGYLAPFKYEQKLVGAA, from the coding sequence ATTAAAAAAGGCGGCCGCCTTCTTTGCCAAAGAGCATCACTAAGATTTGAATTTATTCATCAGCACCGGGGGCAATTTAGCATTAAAGCTCTGTGTCGGTGTATGTCAGTATCCCCTAGTGGTTACTATGACTGGCGCTCTCGTCCTGTTTCAAAGCGGGCTCAAAAGGATGAGGTATTGAAGGCAAAAATCAAGAAATCACATGAAGCAAGCCATAGAAACTATGGAACTCGTCGTATTAAGGATGATCTTGCTGATCAAGATGAACAAATCAGTCGTAGACGTATTGGCCGGCTGATGAAAGAAGAGGGTTTATCCTGCAAAACGAAGCGTAAATTTAAAGCAACAACTGACTCTAAACATAATAAGCCTGTAGCTGAGAATCTGCTCAATCGTCAGTTTTCCTGGAGTCAACCAGATCAAGCCTATGTTGGTGATATCACCTATATACCGACACATGAAGGCTGGTTGTATCTGGCTGTGTTTATTGATCTTTGTTCAAGAGCCGTGGTTGGCTGGTCAATGAGTCACAGGATGACAGCTTCATTGGTGACTGATGCCTTACAAATGGCGATAAAAAGCCGTAAACCGGGTGAAGGGCTACTGGTTCATACTGATCGTGGTAGCCAATATGTGTCAGATGATTATCAACGCTTATTGAAAGAAAATAAGTTCATTTGTAGCATGAGTCGTAAGGGCAACTGTTGGGACAATAGCCCTTCAGAAAGTTTTTTTCATACGCTGAAAACAGAGTTAGTTCACCATGAAAATTACCTGTCTCGGGAAGATGCCCAGCAGGATATATTTGAGTATATTGAAGTGTTTTATAATCGTCAGAGAAAACATTCAACTAATGGTTACTTAGCGCCGTTCAAGTACGAGCAAAAACTTGTCGGAGCTGCGTAA
- a CDS encoding PEP-CTERM sorting domain-containing protein produces MKSMKKALGVLALSLAGTTSATAGLLSIEGGQAGTLPGNHNPSGGITKPGLQVTYGGNLKADANVNLTYEFLGSEASFENIFLTINGQSFNNKQSQAGQEIFDSVLQGNWLNFSFQTPHTTVANGNNNDNNIHQADLLKPSFFLAAAGENSFYIGLNDDGGHFDYDFDDMVLKVTATKTPTPVPVPGTVALIGLGLLALRKRNR; encoded by the coding sequence ATGAAATCCATGAAAAAAGCGCTTGGTGTACTGGCTTTATCTCTTGCTGGTACTACTTCTGCTACTGCTGGTTTACTTTCTATCGAAGGCGGCCAGGCTGGCACTTTACCAGGTAATCACAACCCAAGTGGCGGTATTACCAAGCCAGGCTTACAAGTTACTTATGGTGGTAACTTGAAAGCTGATGCCAATGTCAATCTTACTTATGAGTTTTTAGGCTCTGAAGCATCCTTTGAAAACATATTCTTGACCATCAACGGCCAAAGCTTCAACAACAAACAATCTCAAGCAGGGCAAGAGATTTTTGACTCAGTCCTACAAGGAAACTGGTTAAACTTTAGCTTCCAAACCCCTCATACCACTGTTGCTAATGGCAATAACAACGATAACAATATTCACCAAGCTGACTTGCTGAAGCCCTCTTTTTTCCTAGCTGCTGCTGGTGAAAATAGCTTCTATATTGGTCTAAATGATGATGGCGGGCACTTTGATTATGACTTCGATGACATGGTTTTAAAAGTGACTGCAACTAAAACACCTACACCCGTACCAGTGCCTGGTACTGTAGCCCTGATCGGCTTAGGCTTGTTAGCACTACGTAAGCGTAATCGTTAA
- a CDS encoding transposase yields MTKKKKTYTQEFKQGAVQLVVEQQMKPSEVAHRLGTSDKNISRWVKEYKMNTSKSPEHESTLSEYKTKIKALEKENKRLQMEREILKNCPHSLLFPI; encoded by the coding sequence ATGACCAAAAAGAAGAAGACTTACACTCAAGAATTTAAACAAGGTGCAGTCCAGTTAGTTGTAGAGCAACAAATGAAGCCCTCTGAAGTTGCTCACCGATTAGGCACATCTGATAAAAATATCTCTCGCTGGGTTAAAGAGTATAAAATGAACACTTCTAAATCCCCAGAGCATGAGTCTACTTTATCAGAATATAAAACTAAAATTAAAGCGCTTGAAAAAGAAAATAAACGCCTACAAATGGAGCGCGAAATACTAAAAAACTGCCCACATAGTCTGCTTTTTCCCATCTGA
- a CDS encoding IS3 family transposase has protein sequence MDRSYYYEYVEKTKKKPATETTKLEETLIALFNKHKGNYGSRRLAKELQELGFEIGRYKVRTLMKKLNLKVKIKTKYKITTVSAK, from the coding sequence GTGGATCGTTCTTATTACTACGAATACGTGGAGAAAACCAAGAAAAAGCCAGCGACAGAAACGACTAAGCTAGAAGAGACCTTAATAGCCTTATTTAATAAGCATAAGGGTAATTATGGTTCACGGCGTTTGGCCAAAGAACTCCAAGAGTTAGGCTTTGAAATCGGTCGTTATAAAGTTCGTACATTAATGAAAAAACTTAATTTGAAAGTAAAGATAAAGACAAAATATAAAATCACCACTGTAAGCGCCAAATAA
- the tnpA gene encoding IS66 family insertion sequence element accessory protein TnpA yields MATHTALQNKWYKHIQAWKQSNLTQKAYCEQHNLKTNQLSYWYRKFEHADVPQAATLAPSNFVPVTMSEESQIKDNNTPPNLTLQFPNGVCLTGIQLSNIEIVQALLKVL; encoded by the coding sequence ATGGCAACACATACAGCCCTTCAAAATAAGTGGTATAAACATATTCAAGCATGGAAGCAATCCAACCTCACTCAAAAAGCGTATTGTGAGCAACACAATTTAAAAACTAACCAATTAAGTTATTGGTATCGTAAGTTTGAACACGCCGACGTTCCACAAGCCGCTACACTAGCTCCCTCTAACTTTGTCCCTGTGACAATGAGCGAAGAGAGCCAAATAAAAGACAATAACACTCCCCCCAACCTAACACTTCAGTTTCCCAATGGAGTTTGTTTGACGGGTATACAGCTGTCGAATATAGAAATTGTCCAAGCGCTATTGAAGGTACTGTGA
- the tnpB gene encoding IS66 family insertion sequence element accessory protein TnpB (TnpB, as the term is used for proteins encoded by IS66 family insertion elements, is considered an accessory protein, since TnpC, encoded by a neighboring gene, is a DDE family transposase.) — protein sequence MTLIMRPSASLTAVYLYRPPIDFRKSYQGLAAIVELELGHNPYEGHLYAFTNKKRNKIKCLFWENNGFVLYYKSLVEEKFKWPKRTESLITLSGEQINWLLDGYDINKMVPHKKLHYESCF from the coding sequence ATGACATTGATTATGCGTCCTTCAGCGTCATTAACAGCCGTTTACCTTTATCGTCCTCCTATCGATTTTCGTAAGTCCTACCAAGGGTTAGCCGCGATTGTTGAGCTAGAGTTAGGGCATAACCCTTATGAAGGACACCTCTATGCTTTTACCAATAAAAAGCGTAATAAAATTAAATGTTTGTTTTGGGAAAACAATGGGTTTGTTCTGTATTATAAAAGTTTAGTTGAGGAAAAATTTAAATGGCCTAAGCGGACAGAGTCACTGATTACCCTATCAGGTGAGCAAATAAATTGGCTACTGGATGGGTACGATATCAATAAAATGGTACCCCATAAAAAACTGCATTATGAGTCGTGTTTTTAA
- a CDS encoding IS66 family transposase → MKLPKNIASTSQQFSSSYVEELSSLLQEKEAIIADNKRLIDQKCHIIEEQQKRIAILEEYLRLERHRRFGPSSEKNTAQGELFNEAEQLEQQANTADGEESKPQPPKKKGGRKGLSPAIPREQIYLTLSEEDKAGALDTFFVKVKEELDIIPAKVRVLEYLQEKAVFEDDNAQRTIKSALQPQHPLPKSVASTGMLAYIIVAKYMDALPLHRLEGIFNRYGGSVTRTTMANWLIKLARPLQPLINLLRDHQLVYELIQADETRIQVLKEPGRSPTSNKYMWVTLGGPPEQPAVLFTYDASREKEVPLRLFEGYQGYLQTDGYAAYDAVCQENSITRLGFRVDEDVTALTPHRPGRAQLTHPVPHRYCLAS, encoded by the coding sequence ATGAAATTACCCAAAAATATCGCCTCTACTAGTCAGCAATTCTCCTCTTCTTATGTAGAAGAACTCAGTAGTTTGCTCCAAGAAAAAGAAGCCATTATCGCTGATAATAAACGGCTTATTGATCAAAAATGCCATATTATTGAAGAGCAGCAAAAGCGCATTGCCATATTAGAGGAGTATTTACGTTTAGAACGTCACCGCCGATTTGGACCCAGCAGTGAAAAAAATACTGCTCAAGGAGAGTTGTTTAATGAAGCAGAGCAGCTTGAGCAACAGGCTAACACGGCTGATGGAGAAGAGAGTAAGCCACAACCGCCCAAGAAAAAGGGTGGCCGGAAAGGGTTGTCACCTGCTATTCCAAGAGAGCAAATCTACCTCACACTCAGTGAAGAAGATAAAGCGGGGGCACTTGATACTTTTTTTGTCAAAGTGAAAGAGGAGCTGGATATTATCCCAGCCAAAGTGCGTGTCCTGGAATACTTGCAAGAAAAAGCCGTATTTGAAGATGATAACGCGCAACGCACAATCAAGTCAGCCCTACAACCTCAGCATCCCTTACCCAAATCGGTAGCAAGTACTGGTATGCTTGCTTATATCATTGTTGCCAAATACATGGATGCGCTTCCTTTACATCGTTTAGAAGGTATCTTTAACCGCTACGGAGGAAGCGTTACCCGAACGACGATGGCGAACTGGTTAATTAAGCTCGCTCGGCCATTGCAGCCATTAATCAATCTACTGCGAGACCACCAACTGGTATATGAACTTATTCAAGCCGATGAGACCCGCATCCAGGTATTAAAAGAGCCTGGTCGTTCACCTACATCCAATAAATATATGTGGGTGACACTCGGTGGTCCACCAGAACAACCAGCCGTATTATTTACTTATGATGCCTCTCGCGAAAAGGAGGTGCCCCTGCGACTGTTTGAAGGCTATCAAGGCTACTTACAGACAGATGGTTATGCGGCTTACGATGCGGTATGTCAAGAGAATAGTATTACGCGACTTGGGTTCCGAGTAGATGAGGACGTTACCGCCCTCACCCCTCACAGACCCGGACGAGCGCAATTAACGCATCCGGTTCCTCATCGTTATTGCCTCGCTAGTTGA